DNA from Candidatus Methylomirabilota bacterium:
ATGCCGTGCGGTCCGTAGGGCCCGACGTAGCGCATGTAGGCGACGTGAAATGCGGGCAGCTCTTTGACCTGAACGCTCATGGGAGCCTCCTCGGTGCGTGTGCGAGGAGTATCCGGCGGGCGCAGACGCCTTGCTTTGCCGCGCTTGCGAACTTGTTTGCCTGGATTGCCGTCGGGCCTATGCCGCGCGCTCCAGCCCTCGGCTCCGCCCGTACGCCATGATGTCGCGCTCATGCCGAAGTGTCCCCTGAATGCCCGCGCGAAGGTGGCGGCGGAGGAGAACCCATGATCCAGCGCGACTTCGAGCACGCTCTGATCGGCATGGCTCGTCAGGGCCGCTGCCGCCCTCTCTATCCGGAGCCGCTGGATCAAGCCGAACAGGGTCTCGCCCGTCATGGCCTTGAAGATGCGGTGGAAATGAAAGGGCGAGAAGGCGGCAACGCGGGCCAAGCTCGAGAGGGAGAGCTCCTCGGCCAGGTGCTGGCGGATATGGTCGATGACGCGATTGACCCGCTTCTCGTACTCGAGCCGATCGCCGCCCGTCACGAATCTCGAAACTCCGTGAGAAGCGTCACGTGCGCTCGAGGATGTGGAGCCCGCGCCCCCGGTCGATGAGGTAGAGGAGCCCGCGGCCGTCCACTTCCACGTCATTGCTCGACACGCGCGCCGATCCCTGGGGGGGCTCGGGCAGGAAATGCGCGACCTCGCGCGGCGCGTGGGGGTTGGCGATGTCGACGATGCGGAGACCGTGGGCGAACCAGGCCACGGGGAGCTCGGGTCCCGTCACGCGCTCGCACGGCTGATGGCAGCCCGTGAACTCCGGCTGCGGGCTGCCGTCGATGCCGGCGACCTGAAAGCTCGCAAACGGCATCGGGTGCCGCTCGTCGGTGATGTCCACCAGCCAGAGGAACGATGGCGATCCGGGCTCGAGCTTGGCCACGTCCTCGTCGGCCACGATCATCACGCGCCGGCCGTGAAGGGCGAAGGGCACGGGCAGTGCCGTGTGAGTCGGCGTGATGAAAGGCGGGCTCCAGTCGAGCCCGGAGACGAAGGTGGGCTTGGCCATGTCCTCGATGTCGAGGATGACGAAGCCACCATGCCAGTAGCTGACATAGAGGCGATTGGCGAGGCGGATCGGGTGGTGACAGCGATGCTGCCGGCCTTCCCAGGAGGGCGTCTCGCCGCCCGCCGTCCATTGCCCCGGCATCCACCAGCGACCGATTTCCTGCGGCCGGCTCGGATCGGCCAGATCGAGAATCATGACGATGTTGCCGACGTAACCGTCCATCTCGGGCGAGA
Protein-coding regions in this window:
- a CDS encoding AraC family transcriptional regulator, with the protein product MTGGDRLEYEKRVNRVIDHIRQHLAEELSLSSLARVAAFSPFHFHRIFKAMTGETLFGLIQRLRIERAAAALTSHADQSVLEVALDHGFSSAATFARAFRGHFGMSATSWRTGGAEGWSARHRPDGNPGKQVRKRGKARRLRPPDTPRTRTEEAPMSVQVKELPAFHVAYMRYVGPYGPHGIPELWARFGRWMQAHGLASSTAIKLGVAYDDPRITEAEKCRYDACVVVPRDFPSDRSVNIVDIPGGKYAVSEFVGSAHQIREAWERVFSAWLPGSGYEPDDRPCFEVYRGNPEVDDKPGVFRCELCLPVRPL